The nucleotide sequence TATCAGCAGAGGAATGAATAAAAGATTAAacgctttttttattttcagtgtttgccTTGCAGTTGATATAAGGTGTTCCTGGTTGCTCGGGAACCGTTGAATAACGCATAATGAGCATGTTGAGATGGGTGTATGTCACAGTAAAGGCGGCGGGTGGGAGCGGCCCTGTTTACCGTCAACATATACCGCTAATTTAAAGCTAAGTGCAGTTCAGCTGCCACTTTAAGGACATAATGAAAGGCTTAATTGCACGTTTCGCCGCTCGTGCAGCATGTGGTGTCTGTTGGGTCGGTGCCGGTGAGAACCACCCAGGCAGCAGGAAAGAAAATTATGACGCTTTCATGTTTTAACGTCTTAATTCAACCCGGgcattcatttaaataaaaacaaaattactCGCATTTTAGGAGGAATAAACAAGTTTTTCTTGAAATTCCAGGCGCAGAGCGTtccaaatttatttttttttgctggatTGCACTGCTACTGTCCCTATATTTTTAAGTAAATAGGATAAAAATGGTGCTGATGTTGATGCAGAGGTGTTTACTGGACCAGGATACGCAAATGTACCAAGCAGTTGTGATTTTATCGCTTCAGTCCTCAAAGGCCAAAGTGAGCATCCCTCTGTCAGCCATTGTGGAGGTTCGGACCACCATGCCGCTGGAGATGCCCGACAAGGACAACACGTTTGTGCTCAAGGTAGGAAACCGACGCCGGCTCCGTGCCTCCACACGGTGCTTTGTGCAGACCTCAGTGCGCATTCTGAGTGCTcggctgctcctgcaggtggaGAACGGGGGCGAGTACATCCTGGAAACCATCGACTCGCTGCAGAAGAACTCCTGGGTTGCCGACATCCAGGACTGCATAGACCCGGGGTGAGCTGCCAGATAAATGTTTGCCACTGCCTGACGATGGAGGGGTagaagggatggggggggggcattagacATGTATGAATGTACTTGCTCACATCGCCTGCGCATGTTAGCGGATGTGTGCACGCGGCTCAGGACATAAACAGAAAGATTATTagtctttgtgtttgttggacatgtgtgtgtgtgtgtgtgtgtatgtgtgtgtgtgttcctgtgacTGTCCTGACCTGCCGCCTTGTGTACAGCGACAGCGGGGACGACATCGAGCTGGCGTCGTGTCCTCACGGCCAGGCCTCCAAAGACTGCTCCGTGGTGGCGCCGTGCAGCTGCGAGCTGCTGTCCGAGGGTGAGAGGAAACGCGCCGCTCCGCTCTGGCGAATATTTTGGGAGAaattcaaaacatttaaagatAGAAAATCCCACATGTTTAGGTGCGTACCGCGCCCCGGAGAGGCCGTGTCCGACCGCGGCGGAGCATTACAGCACCCCCTCGGTCCGCTGCAGGGAACCTCCGTTCACCCAGCACCCATCCCACATGCCTTTAGAGCGCTTCCTCCAGTCCCCCGAGGCGcaaagctccgcctcctccgcaGGTGACGCCAACATTTGATTCCCTCCACAGACGCCTGAACGTGCCAGAACAGCCAGAGATCACCGATACGATCTTGTTTTGACTCAGGTGGCGGCGAAGGGGCGAAGGAGTCCGAGGGCGATGCCAGCCTGGCGGGTTACCCATGGTTCCACGGGACACTGTCACGTGTGCGTGCGGCTCAGCTGGTGCTCGCGGGCGGGGCCAGGAGCCACGGGCTCTTTGTGATCCGTCAAAGTGAGACCAGACCTGGGGAATACGTGCTGACCTTCAACTTTCAAGGCAAAGCCAAGGTGAGACGTTCAAGAGGAGAATGTTGAGcataataacacacacacacacacacacacacacacacacacacacacgtgttggaCAGCAGTTCTTCACGTCCTGGAAATGATTACACAACATTATTCCTGCACATCACGTCCTGCCAGTGTTGAGGAAAACTCCGCCCCCGCCATTTCCTCTGGTTCCAGTCTTTGCCGTCATGTCCCTCGGCCCCCCCCGAACTGTCCCGTCAGTTTCAGGTGTCTTCCTTCTCGCCCCACCCTGACCCttgccctctgtctccccccccgCAGCATTTACGATTATCAGTGAACGAGAACGGGCAGTGCCACGTCCACCACCTGTGGTTTCACACCGTGTCGGACATGTTGAGGCACTTCCACGCTCACCCGATCCCCCTGGAGTCTGGAGGCTCCGCTGACATCACGCTGCGCTCCTACGTACAGGTGCAGCGCAGCGCCGCCGCAGGTACAAACACGCGCACCTCAACACCTTTCTAAGGTTCAGAcgtgttttctgtctcttttgaTTGCGCAATTTAATGTTGAAACATTCTAAAACCCTGTCAAACCTTTTAAAAAGGTCCTGGATTCAAATTTAAACCTCTCATGTGGATCCAGGAGTCCATTTTTTTAAACGTCTTTATTCAATTCGGTGTAAATCGGCCTAAGAATGAGCAGCCATGTGCGGTACGATTAAATCAGTAATTCGTTCGGTCCGAACCGTTAAACACTAAGAGAGTTGAAACTCAcccaccttcctcctcatcatcgcACCAGCCCCGCCCTCCGCTCCCCTGGCGTGGGATGAATGCCCTCCTGTACGGTAGAGTGAGGGGGCGATTATACTGCGGCGGTTTTGTATGCAGGCCGCGACTCGAGGCTCCAGACCGCCCTGTTGGTTCACAAAGAGGCCCTCTGTTTCCTTTAAAGGCaggacccacacacactctcctgccctcgctcccacacacactcctgcataGAACGAGGGTTTGATCCGGGGTGTAAAAGGCCTCACTGATACGAGCGCCGTGGCGCCTGAGGCACCAGCGCTGAAGAAAGGGCGATAAAAGAGGCTCACAACGCCTGCGTTTACTCGCCGCCCTGTGAATGAGCCTTTTGCAACCCGCTTTCTGCCCCCGACGGCGCAGAATCCTCGATCTCCTAATCCCGCGCTCAAATGATTAATTtcataatcccccccccccccaccccgcagaTGCGGCCATGTCGCCGGTCCTCACCCAAACCAGGGACGCGGGCTGCCGGACGGAGGCGGCCCCGCCAGCCCTCCACCCTCAGGGTGCGGCGGCGAGTGCGGCGCCCCCTCCAGACGCCCAGCactcctccagcacctcgtCCTCACCCACCGCCCTTCCCTCGCTGTCCCGCAGTGACCCAGGTacgggtgggggaggaggggggttaCAGAGCCGGAGCAACAGCTCGGAGCGCCTGCTGGAGGCCACCAGTGGAACGTCGGAGGACTATCACGACGCCGATGGGACTCGGAGGGCCCGCGCCGTGGAGAACCAGTACTCCTTCTACTGAGGGACCCGGTGTTCGGCGGTGTGTTTTTATGGGGAAAACTTGatcacatgtttgttttttttaagatcaGGTCAAGGCCAATCACGTGGGAGATCGGTACTGTTAAAATTGTTGTATCCATTTGGGTCATTCGGCTTCGATTCCTGTTCTCTGGCCTCTTCctcctttgatcctttgatcctTTGGTCCCAGAGATCCCCGTGAGCAGACCCTGGAGACAACCCCCAGAGACCCACTTCCACTTTGTCCAGGACTCCCTCGCCGTCCCCCACAGCGCCAACATCTGTACAGCTACCACAGCGGCATTAGCACGCGTTAGGTGTGCAGCCCAAAGGTTCTCAGTGCCCGACACCTCCCGGGACACAAGCGGAGCGCTGGGACGGGGGCGTCAGTGCACTGAAGGTGTTGCGGTGTCAATTTCACGGCGAGGGACGCACACGTTGTGTTTCCAATAGCACCACGGCTGAAGCTTTTGCTGCCGTAGCAGATTATTTCTATGGGTTTGTGTCCAGCCTCCGTGTTTCTATAAAAGCAACGTTGTTAACGGAGCTGGTTCTGTAATGGCCTAGATTAGATATGCTGTTCATGTATGGTTACAGGATGAAACAACGGCTTTACGATGCTGCACCCTCCGTTTGGCCGGGGGCTTGAACTAAGAGAACAAAGTACTGCTGCTTTCAGTCATGCAGGGTAACgagtttgtgcttttttttggtgAGCCAATCCAATAGAAGCTAaattttgtaaaatatttgcTAAGATACAATTTACGTGACTCCGAGGAGCCATCATATTCCTGCCACATCTCCAAAACTGCCAGAGGAGGCGAGACAGGCAGAAAATCCCACTTTAGCCCGACTAAAAACAGCTCAGGGAAGCAGCCGTGCGTTGCTCACAAATGCCGGCGTCACCTGTACGAAGCTAAAGGAAGCTCCCAGGCTGATTCTGACCACCTGTTAACCCCCCTCCCCGTCATGAGGACCCACAATGCAGCGCTCGGTTGCTGAGGGTGTGTTTTGGTACTTGAGGAGTGAGATGTTCCCATTTTCATTGCTGCTAATGGTAGCCTGGTGTTTCCCTCCCCTAAAGGTTTGGATCTCCCAAACCATTAAACAGACACCTTTCCAGGACAGGCAACCGTTCAGTTCAGCTAGACTTTTTTGATCAAGGAGGGTCAGGAAGTTTAAAAAAGAGCGAATCTTGAGTTGAGAGAGCGGGCGTTACTGTTCACGTGCCAATTTGAATCCTATTTTTGAAGCATACTTATTCCTCGGTCACTGTAAAATACACTTTTCCTATGGAGACTTATTAATGTCTTTCTCCATTTCGAGAGCCCCGTCTCACATATCACAGAGCGCTCGCGCCTCCCGGTTATTTTCTTATCACAGCTGGATGGTTCCCTTGTCTGGCTGAGTTTGGAAGAGTCTGTGCAATTTTGTACAAAGTGATGTTCTTGACATACTACTTTATATTTCTGTGAATAAAATGTGAACAAATCGtcgtgtttcctgttttcagtaTCACttttgtggaggaggaggtgaagaattAAGGCCGGTTGACCAATAACACGATATTTCACACAGATTCCCAAATGAGAGAATCTTGTGCCGTTTATTAAAACAATTCATCTGTGTCCCATATTTAGGTGCAGAGATGAAGGTACCGCAAcattcattgtttttattattagatCTGTTTTCAGATCGTTTTTAGAGGTCAGCCAGGCTGAGCTTTCCATATATCATTTACATAAACCATCTCATTTGTACAATAGATACAAATTtacagacatttaaaatatgtcATGTTTTGATTTCCGTGCTAAAAGAGAGGATAAGCTGTGCGTTGTTTTGGGCTTCACGCAGCTaaatagcaaaataaaataGCAGCTTTGAGAGTCTTTATGCAGGTGCTTCACAACGGACTTTTTTGAGAGTTGTTGGATGATTCCGACGTAACCGAAACAGTGTTAAATGATGAGTGCTTTACAGTCTTCAACGTGTTTAACCTGTTTGTAatttttaaaggaaacagtTTAAACTGTTCTATCGATTTCTGTGACCAAAAATCGTCATGAAAGTGCAACACTTGCGTCAGTCTGGGCAACAGCTCCAGACCTTCCCTTTCAGACCTTCCCTTTCAGTCTACTTCAGGGCTTACTGACACTGACAAAAAGGAGGCCAGCCGTGGTTAACAACAAGGCAGCCGCAATCTCCATCATTTTGTCCTTCTTCCAACTCAGGCGGGccttgtcctgctgctcctgcatctGCTTCCTCCTGGCTCTCAGGGCCTTCTCCCGCTGCAGCTGTTCTCCGTAGTGAGCCTGATAGAACGCGTCAAAGTCAAAGTGGACCTTCCCCCTGGTCTGGGAGAACTGCTGcgctctgtgctgctgtttgaagCCTGGTGATCCGACCGTGGACTCCTTGGAGAAGGGCCTCCCAGGGCTCTGGAGGTCTGACGGGCCCAGAATCCCACGGTCATACTTCCTCCTCAGGGTGACGTTGCCCAGCACCGCGTAGGCTTCGCTGACCTCAGAGAAGCGCTGCACGGCGGCCTTGTTGCCGGGGTTTTTGTCAGGATGGTAAATGAAGGACTGTTTGTAGTAAGCAGTTTTGATCTGGGACTGTGTGGCCCCGGGGGACACTCTGAGGATGTCGTAATAGGATGTCCTGCTTCTGTACAGCGGACCAGCATCATTATTCTTTCCACTGTAGCTTCTACAAGGTGCAAACAATGCACGGTGCCTTCTCAGTATATGTGACCCCTGATCTGTCAGAAGAAATATAACCGTGCTGAAGAGTCTGTCCTGGTGAGGGTACCTGAAGGCGTCAAGGTTGACTGACACTGCCCTTCTGGACCACAATGTCTTCCTCCTAGcaagcagctgctggtggaggagaagctgttgTCCTGCTGATTCGTGCACGACACAACACAAACCCGCCAGCCAGTGTTCACTTTGAGTTctgtctctccaacgtgtcgtTGTTTTGATCTGTGTTGCTCTTCTGTCAGTCACCGACAGAGATTCACGTCTTTCCGGGGTTGTTTCCTCTCTTACCCGAAGGTCGGAAGAACCGGGGCTGTCGCCGCTGCACGCCGGTAAAGCATGGCTGTTTCTGACAGCGGTGAATCGGTATGCTCCACTCAGCAGCCGGTGTCCGACCTCTGCCATTTCTACCATGAATGGGTCGGGGTTAGGGATGacaacaccggaagacaacacGCCGCATCCGGCAACGTCACACGAAAAGGTGCCAATAAGAGTCGATGTTTACGGAAAGAAAATGTAGTTCTCGGTCATTTGGATCGAAATAAGATTAATACAATAACACAATTcgatgcttt is from Takifugu rubripes chromosome 11, fTakRub1.2, whole genome shotgun sequence and encodes:
- the sh2b2 gene encoding SH2B adapter protein 2 isoform X1, coding for MNGAAVPGSPELSSSCPLPDWREFCELHARASAADFADKFQRFLSENPCYDFPGADVSFSQHFAHHFLECFTSALTQARDNRASSPGEDGLNIAPKYSIVPFLGIQGCPLSYSHDLYQRRKDAGASSESLDSMDSGGGGIDGGGSTPRGPQPAHKVSALGQSRSSEDVSVSHPKARFKKGFSLRNMSLCVVDGVKEMWHRRASPEPDGPSGARKTNGGGGGAAGVGDAVGGEKWSQKLRLPRSCQSHKAEMLEIQREGALRYMVADDTNCMGAAQWQKCRLLLRKTKKDEGGERFLLEFFVPPKSSKAKVSIPLSAIVEVRTTMPLEMPDKDNTFVLKVENGGEYILETIDSLQKNSWVADIQDCIDPGDSGDDIELASCPHGQASKDCSVVAPCSCELLSEGAYRAPERPCPTAAEHYSTPSVRCREPPFTQHPSHMPLERFLQSPEAQSSASSAGGGEGAKESEGDASLAGYPWFHGTLSRVRAAQLVLAGGARSHGLFVIRQSETRPGEYVLTFNFQGKAKHLRLSVNENGQCHVHHLWFHTVSDMLRHFHAHPIPLESGGSADITLRSYVQVQRSAAADAAMSPVLTQTRDAGCRTEAAPPALHPQGAAASAAPPPDAQHSSSTSSSPTALPSLSRSDPGTGGGGGGLQSRSNSSERLLEATSGTSEDYHDADGTRRARAVENQYSFY
- the sh2b2 gene encoding SH2B adapter protein 2 isoform X2 — translated: MNGAAVPGSPELSSSCPLPDWREFCELHARASAADFADKFQRFLSENPCYDFPGADVSFSQHFAHHFLECFTSALTQARDNRASSPGEDGLNIAPKYSIVPFLGIQGCPLSYSHDLYQRRKDAGASSESLDSMDSGGGGIDGGGSTPRGPQPAHKVSALGQSRSSEDVSVSHPKARFKKGFSLRNMSLCVVDGVKEMWHRRASPEPDGPSGARKTNGGGGGAAGVGDAVGGEKWSQKLRLPRSCQSHKAEMLEIQREGALRYMVADDTNCMGAAQWQKCRLLLRKTKKDEGGERFLLEFFVPPKSSKAKVSIPLSAIVEVRTTMPLEMPDKDNTFVLKVENGGEYILETIDSLQKNSWVADIQDCIDPGGDDIELASCPHGQASKDCSVVAPCSCELLSEGAYRAPERPCPTAAEHYSTPSVRCREPPFTQHPSHMPLERFLQSPEAQSSASSAGGGEGAKESEGDASLAGYPWFHGTLSRVRAAQLVLAGGARSHGLFVIRQSETRPGEYVLTFNFQGKAKHLRLSVNENGQCHVHHLWFHTVSDMLRHFHAHPIPLESGGSADITLRSYVQVQRSAAADAAMSPVLTQTRDAGCRTEAAPPALHPQGAAASAAPPPDAQHSSSTSSSPTALPSLSRSDPGTGGGGGGLQSRSNSSERLLEATSGTSEDYHDADGTRRARAVENQYSFY
- the dnajc30b gene encoding dnaJ (Hsp40) homolog, subfamily C, member 30b, which translates into the protein MVEMAEVGHRLLSGAYRFTAVRNSHALPACSGDSPGSSDLRVREETTPERRESLSVTDRRATQIKTTTRWRDRTQSEHWLAGLCCVVHESAGQQLLLHQQLLARRKTLWSRRAVSVNLDAFRYPHQDRLFSTVIFLLTDQGSHILRRHRALFAPCRSYSGKNNDAGPLYRSRTSYYDILRVSPGATQSQIKTAYYKQSFIYHPDKNPGNKAAVQRFSEVSEAYAVLGNVTLRRKYDRGILGPSDLQSPGRPFSKESTVGSPGFKQQHRAQQFSQTRGKVHFDFDAFYQAHYGEQLQREKALRARRKQMQEQQDKARLSWKKDKMMEIAAALLLTTAGLLFVSVSKP